One Ctenopharyngodon idella isolate HZGC_01 chromosome 3, HZGC01, whole genome shotgun sequence genomic window, TCCTAATATGatcttaatttaaataaaacacaaaaaactttaacagaaattttccttaaatgttttagaaaaaacatgaattattaCAATCAAACACctttactataaaaaaaaaaaaaaacataaaaaaaaacgaacaaaTGACTGTCAGCAACAGCTACCAAACAaaactgtaaatgttttataGTTATTTTGCTGGTATTTCTTGAATTATTACTAACAAAcacattcactgtaaaatataaatctctTGCAGTTAACCAGAAATAACACACATGCATGAATTAATGTAACCATATGTCACTGCATCAGAAACTACCGACTGACCCACAAAACTCAGACAATacagaaaccctttaaatctcAATCGTAATAatcaataaacattaaacactaacagatctctcaaaatctcagcatcttcacttattacaagtAAGACGGCTGTGTCATCATGACACATCAAACCAAGCTGTATTCATGTTATCATAATGCTTCAACCAATtgcaaattaaaataatcaaaataattcaaaataatgacAGCCAACAATATGCACTTTTCGGCAATGTATGGCTTATTACTATAATTTCTTGTTTTCAGTCAGCAAATGACGGTAGCTTTCCAGGAGAGCGGGAAGAAAGGATTTGAACGAAGAGATACAGAGCGCGGCAGGTTACAGAGTTTTCgattacataaaataataaaagaaacaaacaaaaacatagtGAAGTAGTAGCACACAACACAAAAGGTGATTAGGATGATTTTTTATGACCTGAACGAACGATGAATCATTTAATGCACCAGTTCAGCTTTAGAATTTGGAGGTACTTGCTTGTCGTTTGTCTTTGAATGATTACCTTGGCGGCATCCTTGGCTTGGAGTAAAGGGATCTTCCGAGTTAGCTGGTTTGTTGCAGGGCTTTCGGGTCTGGATTGATGTCGCTGGCAAACAAATGGAGTCTCTCATGGCTGAAGTTTGGAGTTGAGGCGGCAAAAGAGTCGTTGGTTTAACTTTGCACTTAGAACACGAGACTCTTGACgtaaaaggaaaagaaaagttaaagtaaaagaaaagaaatttgagtaaaaagttgGATGGCTTGAAATGAGCTGCTTGTCTGCCCTTCATCATCTGTTCTTTGTCTTAAGCCATATTcttcttctttgttcttttgaattacACTCAATTTGTCTTAGTGATCTGACTATTTAACCTATAGGTGTTTGGTTCAACCTCTTTGAGGAGTTGTGACCAATCAGGTTTCATCTAGTTTAAAAGGTGGCTTTTTCTTCGTCCCTGATCATAAAGTGTTATCTCAGGGCCTCTTGAATTCCCACTCTCGGCAGAGAATACAGAGAGTACAGATTAGACATGATTTCTATTAAACGGAATATGATACATTTTGCACAGATTTCATTCATGCCATGATTTGAATGGAAAATAGAGATTTAAATTCATATCACACAAGACACACTTTCAATCAACCATTCACTAGTTATAACATTTACATGAACTGTGAGTGTTTTAAAGCATAACTGGTCACATGTAGAACGTTTAGACATGATATAAAATTTATGCAGTTGAAAGATGTTTGATAAGTCCGTTTCAAATTGTATTGGAACAAtttgatgttatttatttttatatcgcAGTCTCTGTGATTTTTCTTGTGGATTTTCAGCTGTGTCACTCAGAGGTCACTTAGAAGAAATAGGCCTGcattgtctctctgtctcttttgatctggGGATCAAAGACTCCTTATCTTTTTGTGGCTTATGTTGTGTTGTCTTTTCACCCATTGCTTAAGTTCGGCACCTTTCCCTCAGCCAGGAAGCATGCATGGCcataaaaaaactttgcaggggGTTGTTGATAGACTCACTGGAGTCGCTTGGGGCCTGCAATGTTGATTTGGATCTCTGGGATTATGTTTGAAAGAATCATCTGAAAGATTAATTTGTCTGGTTCATCCACAATCCTTAAAGTGTGTATGGGAAAAAAGTCTCCTAAATGAAAACTGTGTAACCCAGTGTCACAAAAAGacttgcatatatatatatataatagttgAAGTTTGAAGTGTTAGATTCTTTTgctcattatttttctttttttaaaaatcataacatTCCTGAcgagttttttattttattttttttatagtgatgGTATAGTGATTaatctgtttaatattttaatttcacatgCCAATGCTACTGCAGAAAATCTTGCAGTGCTGTGATACTCTAAAAGATTTTGTGCAGAAAATGTTTTGACAGGGTAGCATTTTAAGTGATATCAGTGAATCAGGCCACTAAAtgatgctattttttttttgccataacaaatctgcatcagaaacacacagttaaaacagtaaaataaatatttattattaaagggttagttcactgcaaaatgaaaattctgtcattaattactcaccctcttgtcttgactttcgttcatcttcggaacacaaattaagatctttttgatgaaatctgagagttgtctgtccttccatagactgccttttcAATGACcaatttgatgcttcaaaaagatcagaaagagatcagaaaactaatccatatgaatcaagcggtttagtgcaaattttctgaagagacttgattgctttttatgataaacacatttaatttaggcttattctcacatgtaaacattgatcagcgaacataagcagaagctcaaccgaacatgaataacgcacaagaacaaagcTATTCCGGaaactcaaacatgctgcgCAACCATTGAGGTTCATTCATGCAGTTTAGACCTGGGGCCAGTCACATAAACGTAGCCACTATATTAAGATTCTGTCTTAAGACTAGTCTGACCAGCTAGCAGTTAACCAATGgctaatcagtcttactttttaaattcaaattagaccaatcttcttttttatgtaactgactttaaaaagttatgaccagtcttgaagaaaacaataaatgactaacttgtaagactagtctaaggAGTTTATGCAAATGGCCcctgctctctttctcttgtaACAGAGCAGTATGAAGTAGAGGGACCTGCAGATCCTGTTCTTGCTGTAGCTGGTGAAGATGTGATTCTGCCCTGTTCAATCAAACCCAGCTTCAGTGTTGTGGACATGAGAGTGGAGTGGTCTAGATCTGATCTGAGAGGTTCACCAGTGCATCTCTATGAGAATCATGAAGACAGAAACACGGCACAGATTCAGTCCTACAGAGGGAGAACAAAACTGATCCATCAAGAACTACAGAGAGGAAACGCATCACTCAAACTCTCAGCAGTCCAAATCTCTTATGAAGGACGTTATAAGTGTTTTATTCAGTCCAAATCCTGGTTTGATGATGCCATTTTTGACGTCAGAGTTGAAGGTGAGGAAACCAACAAAAACTAACATTGATGATATTTTTTGTTGATCTTGTCAACGGAAAATAAAAAGGGTTGTAGGCAGAAAATGTTCATTCAATGAATGTTGTTGATGTTGATCTGCAGCTGTAGGAAGTCCTCCAGTGATCACTGCAGATGGGTTTGATCGTTCAGGAGGGCTTCATCTACAGTGTGAATCTGAAGGTTGGTATCCTGAACCTGATCTTGAGTGGCTGGACAGTGAAGGAGTCAGTTTGAGTTCAGAAActacagagacacacagaaacacagatGGGTTCAGTGTTAAACACACCATCATTGTACATTGCAGTATCGACAAGATTCACTGCAGAGTCAAAATGAAGCATCACGTGCAGGAGACTGAGGTTATCATCTTAAGTAAGTACTGATACATTTAAAGACAAGAGATCTGAAGACTATTAAAGTCCATTACGTTATGTACAGCTAAAAGCAAAGGCAGCATTATGTTCATTATAGATTATTAACATTTCACTGTATACTGTATAGCATTCCGAATTTTCAATAATCAACTCATTAAAACGTTTGACTTACACAATGTGcttaattattgttttgtttcacagaTAATATGTTTTATGATTGGAGGACATCAGTCATCCTGATTTCAGTTTTCGTTTTGCTCATTGTGATTGCTGGACTATTGTTTGTTCATAAATACAGAGGTagtaatcttgttttcttgttattttatatatatttttttcataaataaacaAGACAGCTTGAAGATAGTTCTCACACGTTTGATTATTTGATTAGTCTTTTTATCATTTCTTCTGAAAGggataattaatgtaatttccaCCACATCTCAAATGATTGTGTGCTGTGTTTAATCTGTgatgacatttttaaacaatattgaaTGAGTTCATATGCTAGATACTTGTTGCCTGTTTCCTTGGTTGAATAGgttaaatgttaaattgcaGGTTTAAAAAGTCCATTTCCATGTCTGCGACCACattgaaaatattataatttattatgattatgttacaaaaatgcatttttactagcggtctacacacacacacaaattaaatcagaaaatatttaattgacaGCTATTGTGTATCCATATTCTTTTGTGTATGATCATCCTGTCAgaaattatgtttatatttaatgtttatgttGTCTGAAAGCTGTTTTGTTCTTGTCTTTATTCTGAATTGTCTTCAGCACACAGACGTCTAAAGGATAAGAAGAGCACAATACAACATGGTgaatttgtctttattttttctatataacgttattaattcattatttatttaaagtgttcTTACTTAACAGActctgtgtatttatttttattttgtgtatatcTTGGATCCTGTAACTGTGGTcaccatttgtttatttatgtaatgtatatttattcagTTGCCTATGTATGTTTATTCATAACTTGTCAGatttactgtataaaaaataatataatttcaatATTCTTATCTCGtcttttttctgaattttctttAGAACGTGATCAACTTTTACAAAGTCAGAAGACGATTATACCAaaaggtgaattttttttacgGCTTTATTAAGATTCATATTTCTgcaaaaatatgaatgaatatgCTGTGCATTCATATATGTATAAAattcatcatattttattattgtattgtaaACTGTGTAACGTCTTCTTGAATTTTATTGGTATTCAAGTGCTTAAAAAATACCTGATCTCATTACTGATCTAAAGATGAATTCTGTTATGAACTCTTTATAACTTCATACTTCGTTTTTAGCTCTCACACATTTAAGAACACaaaagggtgagtaaaaaatACTCAAGTTTTATGactataattatttattttaagaattttaatttcCCATATTCATCATGTTGTCACCaattagggtacgtttacacaacaacaaagtACTAAAAATCGAaaggttttttctttgtacagatgacaacgttatcaaaactatcctTGTTCACATGGATCcccgaaaatgactaaaaacgctgtatcacacatgccagatcagtagttggtgatgttactttgtaaagaaagactatgcACCTGCGCATATATGCATTCTTTTAAAAAGAGCACTTTCACCAAACGTGCATACCTCtccacctttttttttatttttaaagtttgctgcacttttttttcaaaatcttgCACTTTGAACCTGTTTTCAAGCCACCAAAACtccgttgtcatgtaaatgaacggccgaaacgcataaaaagttttccgtttttagttgaaaatggtgtcgtgtaaacagccccttagtCTTTCTATGTCatcttagtttcattttcactgACTTTTAGTATGACTTTAGTATTCATTGCCTCCTgttttcctttgttcagttttcctGCAACTCCTCTGTTGTCATGGTTACTAACATGATTTGCCATCACGTTCAGCTGTGTCATTGTTAATCACCTTGTTTGCCTgcgtatttaagttcctgtgtTTTCAGTGTTCTTTGTCCAGTCTCGGTAATGTTATGTGGTGTTTGTTTGCTTGCCTGCCTTCTGATAAATGATCAAATGTAGTTTATATGTGACATAAAAGAAAACTATGCATTTAAACTCATAAATGTTTAACTAAAGAAAAGGAAGACAAAATATCATCATAAGGGAATCCAACCATGAACAATGACACACATAGAAAGCATAATCAGAACAATCAAAACATTTCAGTCTTTCAGAAGCAGACAGACTTAATTGATCATAATGTAAAGTACACtgaacattacatttatttacaataaatgcagtatttttactgcattatttttgtaaagataccaataaattataacaattataattattttattatatactcATCTGTAAAGCATAATTTTCTATATTTCAACAGTGAATGTGATTCTGGATGCTGATTCAGCTCATCCACGTCTCATCGTATCTGATGATGGGAAACAAGTGGAACTTGGAAAtaaattgggaaaaaaaatggatggaAATGAAGAGCAAAATGGCAGGTTTAAGGAATATCTTAGTGTCCTTGGCAAGGACAAATTCTCCTCAGGGAGTTTTTACTATGAGGTTCAGGTGAAGGAACAAACCAAGTGGTTTTTAGGAGTGGTCAGAGAATCCATTAACAGGAAGGGCTTTGGGATTGGAATGAATCCTCAGAATGGATATTGGACTGTGGGTCTGAGATATGGGATTTATTCGGCTTATAATGATCCCCCTGTCCCTCTTTCTCTGAGAGTGAAGCCTCAGAGGGTCGGGGTGTTTGTGGATTATGATGAGGGTCTCGTCTCTTTTTATGATGTGGAGTCCATGTCTCATATCCACACTTACACTGATCAGTCTTTCACTGAGAATCTTTGTCCATTTTATAGTTTGGGGTATTGGAATACAAACTCCACACCACTGATTATCTGTGATGATTAATAATGACTTCAGTGAATAAATTTATGTGAATGATCAATGAAATGAAgggaaatacagtaaaaaagtgtaaagtaataaaaatcagATATTATTTACATGGCAGTCAAAACTTTGGACACACAAGGCTGATTTTATGTTTCACGTGATCTTTAAAATTTATTGATCTAAAGACTTCTGCTTAAATGACTGAAATGAGTTTTGTAAACATATAAATTGTGCCTAAACTGTTAAACCATTCAGTGTAAATTTGCAGTGATTAACTGGCAGCAGATTCACCTGCAAATTACtgcttttttattataaatttttatataattacatatatatttactgtaaaacCCTGTcctttaaattatctttaaaatgcTGGCAGCACAGTTGCACTAAattaaaactcattttatttGCAGAAACTGACTGCCTTAAAATGGCCATTTGTTATTtaagtttataaaaaaatatagtgtGCTAATAATGTGAGCGAATTAATACTGTGagattatttcttttttaaatgactgaGAGAAATTGCTAAAGTGAActgaattaaacaaaattatgaaaacaagaaGCATCAATTTAACTCAAATCCTCTTGCAGATAACAGCACTCATGCATGTACTAATTGTCACAATCCTCAGTCACTTGCCCAGTCACAATCTGCATCTCATTttgaaggctgcgtcctccagaGGTCACATTTGTCAGccgcatacgtcatcaaggcggtcccatttttaaaaaaagtaaccattagatttcaaagtaaaaaagaaatgacagtattttacacctcacaaggaATTACAGGCAATTTTGttacagttacttttcttaaataagacatccttgatgacgtatgcggCCTTCAAATGAGACCTCAGGAGGACACAgtctccgaaatgagacgcagcaaCAGTCCTCAGTCACCACCGAATGAGTGTTATATTGTGTATTatgtgtataaatgtttttggataTGTATTTTACTCTGTGTTGAGTATTATTATtactctgtctctctccctcaCTCTGCTTGCCTTGCAGTTAATTAACCACTGTCGCTTGTAAGGAGTGTGCTGCAGATCTACTGCTATAAGAGAGCAGAGTGAACACTGCTTTAGGAAAGTTCACTTCTCCCCTGTGCCAGACTTGTGTGTTCCTGCAACTGAgtgtaaaatgatttctgaaggatcatgtgacactgaagactcttttaatatactattttaatatatttttatcgAAACCACCATCAAGTCTTTTggtgtcttcagtgtcacatgatccttaagaaatcattttaattcactgatttgagaaacatttcttcctattatcaatgttttgctgcttaatatttttatggaaacattttttcaggattttttgagaAATAGAAAGTAcactttatttgaaatagaaatcttttgtaacacaaATGTCCCTTTTGATCattgtgtccttgctgaataaaagtattaatttctttaaaaaaatgtaaaatatacatacacacacaaatatatatatataattttaaaatcttaccccaaacttttgaacagcagtgtatatAATATTGAGAAAAACTTGGTCTCTTACTCAACAGTCAGAAAAGAAACAGCCTTTCACTGAATATTCTGTTCTCTCAGTTGTCAAATGAttcgctgctgctgctggtattaactaatataaatacacactgtgcagtaataaacaataattacttttttataatgaatattcaTCTCATTTCTTTTCAAAGATTAACATTGTTTCTGAAGCACATGAAGGCTTACTAATATTACAGTCAGTTCTGGTAAATCTGTTGCCTTCAAGTGATCATCAGTATCACAAAGTCATTCACTTCTCAAGCTACAGTAAACTCATCAGCATCCTGGGATTGAAGTTTCTCCTCCGGGCATTTATTTAACCTGAGCATACGTCACATCACTAGATCCAGCACCTGAAAATATATCAATAAATTCAAAATGCACATTTCTAGTTTTTATATGCAGAATTTAATTTCATCAATAATGCATGTAGATGTAGTTTTCAGTGGTTTCTTGTGAATTGTGATTGATGTTTTTAGTTTGACACTCACCTTGATCTGTTTCCAGCTTCAGTTTAGAGTACAGGACGTCACAActctcagtgtttttgtctaGAAGAAGCCAACAGTTCATATCTCTAGTGCTTACTGTACGTCCAACAGTGATatgaaatataacattataacatgctaaaaaaagagcaaagatttttgtgttggtttacctttgttttctttctctttcttctgtttGTTTGTAGATTTGAGTTCAACCTCAGCATATGTGATCTCAGCCAGCGCACTTACACCATCTACAATGAACAACAGAGAAAGAAATAAGACACTTGGTTGAACTTGATTTCCTTTGCAAAAATCACAGTGACACAAAAAACGATGGATTTGATTTCCAGTTTCTTTAGAgaagaactactgaactcataatgacataaaatactgtaaatgacaTCATTAGTTACATGTCTTTATTAATAGTTGCATCAACTGAGTCATAAACGTGCAGTTcctgtaataaattaatacatgaattaatttccaattatatttttaaatatatattttaaacgaTTTTTGTCATTCAGTTTTAAAAATTCAATCCCACAGAAAAATagtgatttcatgttgacataaacttaaaaaaataaatcactagACATAATATTTCATGTGCAATTAACATtctaaattacagaaaaatatgtgtatattttatgtattttttgatcaaataaaactaaatgacATCTAGctgaaatatatacagtatgtcagACAAATATCTTGTTAAACTTTGAAAGAGTGAAATATCATTTAGCTGTGAGATCTGTTCTGTTAATTAAGAGTTATTCCTAAGTGTCTTTTATCTCAGCTTGTAAAGATTTATGGGTATTTATTAATGGTAATGAATAAAGTCTGACCAGACAGCGGTGTGTTGTATCCGGCTTCACTCTGGTTCTGCTCTGATGTCTGACTGATGTTCTGCTGTTGACTGACAGCAGAGGGAGACTCAGATCTTCCACCTAGTCAAACACAAACTGTTCGTGTCAATGTTTTGAGGAAAACTGACTTTTCATCTGTTTCATGTTTGAGAATGACAAACTTTTTCATgacgtttttatttatttatcacatTATGTTTACATTAAGCTGCCTCACTGTCTGCTGTCTTCAGTATATCAAacaactacactgtaaaaaaaaaaaaaaaaaaaaaaaaaaaatcactcacattTAACTTTCGGAGTTATCTTTTTGCACTGACTCAGTTAAGTTGCATTTACGTAGAATATTAAGTATGGTCAACTTTAcaaatttaatgttgtttaaactTGTAAAGTTTAGATTAACTTCATGAAAGTAAGGTGAACTTACTAGTTTTCAGTACAAACGTTaactgtaaaatatgttttttgttcaCTGAACTTAACTTTTTGAGGTACCAATTTCCTCTGACtcatttaagttttaattacTTAGATTATCAAGTATTTTCAActtgacaaatttatttaaacttacaGATCAATAATTTTCAATACCAAAGTTCTTGTTCATGTAATCTAATTTggcttattttattaattcacccaaataaataattactctATTTAAATTGTTCTTTCATCTTTCACACAttgaaaatcttttctttgtacttttgttaaataaaggttcaagagaattaacaaacctcagattcttgattttattgcattttacaaaatgtccagACTTTTCTGGTAATGGGGTTATTTTTATCAATACTCTTCAGAATTGAAGTAACAAGCCTAATTTAAGATGGCCTCCCAGCCTGACCAGCTGAAAACTGCCCAAAAACAACCAGAAAGCATACCAGCTTTAGGTTGGGAGACCAGCTAAGTCCAGAAAACCAACTTAGACTGATGTAAGATGGCAGCTCAAAGGGTTTAGAAACAGAGCTAGTGTCTGAAAATGTGTCACTGAATTTTAATGTGAGATGATAAACCTTTGTTGTTTCTGAAGCGCCACAGCAGGACCAAGAAGAcaatgatcaaaaatacagctgtCAGTCCTGCAGTCACTCCAATTATCACAGGTTTGAGACCATCAGATCCTGATGCAGAGAAACAAGTATTTTTACACATCAGCTACAGAAACACAGGAAACATGCAATCCCTTACGAAAAAAATTTATTCAAGTGCGCTATTagtatacatattttaaactaaaaataagaaagtatactttcaaaCTCACCTGATACTGTCAGTGTAACTTCATCACTGATGTTTGATCTGCGTGATCCTTCAGTGTCTGATCCATTACAGGAGTATTTACCTGCATCAGACTCATTAACAGACCTGAATGTGTGTTCCTGTAGTTCACTGAAAACACTGGTTGAACCTTCTTTATACCAGTTGAACCGCCATCTAGTGACTCTTTCAACATCAATGTCACATCTGAGAGTGACTGTCTCTCCACTGAATACATGTTGATCAGGTTTAATGATCACTTTGGGTTTTGGTCTTTCTGTAGAACAACAACAAATCACAATTAAAAATACTCAACAGTCAGAGTTCGTTTGGGAATATCTGTCAATATAAAATTATTGGGAATTTGGGAAACAGACAATCTCATTCTCTCACTAGTAAATTAattaatggtttttttttttttttttttgacatgagaaatcaaattttccttggtCTTTTGACATTTAAGAGGTCTTTGTATGATTATTACATCCTGCAAGTTCCATAACTTGAAAACGTCCTCGTCAtcaataaaaaagcatttatataatcaagctgtaaaaaaaaagctttgtttaAAACAGAGGTGTCATGTGACGTCACAGAGACACAATCATTTGCATACGACTGCCTCTGGAGCGAGACAACAACGCCTACTCTTACATCATCGCATTGCCCACTGATGTTCCCCACCCACAGATGTTCAGTCCATGACACCAGCTGGAAGCCAGGGGGAGAAGATGGGCAGTGATTTGGCCGTCAATGCTGACCTGCCAACTAGAGGGTGTTACGGTTTAGGGTCGAAACACCCAATGAACGTTGGACACCATCTGATGACATCAACTCCCCCTGGCCAAGGCAGAAGGTGAATGTAAGAGAAGCATCTTTTAGATGTAATTATTCTCATTTTaattgcaaagatgtcagccaatcacaggagtgggcgtttacactgaagtctcacagcagacacaccCCTTCAAACAGAGTTCAAATCAGAGgactaaaatcagggtagaaaatagccatttatttctaaatgatgacaattatttgatgtaaaaaccccaagaaacataaaataatttttttttaaaaatctatttcatgacccctttaatttcATAGACAATATAAGAAACATTACAGGCTCAAAAAGGCCAACACTGAAGCAGAaacactgaaggaaagagaaacacaagaactacaactgacttccagccacagccttagatgaaatcaactgaaaaaacattaaatctctcttattacaaaccagactGACTATCATTCATCTACAGTtcattttgagaattaacaggtttagatgttgttttattgacAATGTTTGGTCACTGTTATGGTGATCGGTGTTTCATTTATTGGGcattgggcagtttgactcttgactTTTTATAtaagtttgtggtttttgtaacagtgtttacaAAACACAATTTGTTGCAAAAGAActcataaacaaaaacaatcaggtgatatagtttttttttttgtttttttttatcataacgTAAATGTTTGACTTAACTCatcactgaacaaaactgattatttgtagtttaaatttttttcaccAATATTTTCTTGCCGCAGATCAGAAATTCTGAATTTTGATTTCTAAACATATTCTGGGGGGTGGGGATTTGACGCACAGatacatcaagaatcagcatatgaatctcaataATGGTGACATACTTAATGCTCTGAATGCATGCTGGGAGACATGACTTTAATACTATggtggctcccagcatgcattgcagcatgaagcatgtcaccattgttgagattcatgtgtTGATtcttgatgtttgtgtgtgtctaaaggtttttttttttcttacaatgtatttaaaaatcaaaattcatAATGTTTGATCTCTGTCAAGAAAGCATTGTTGGAAAacatatgatgatgatgatgatgatgatgaaagaTATAACACCTGATCAACTTTGTTTATGGCTTATTTTGCAACAAATTATGTGTTTCAAGTAAACACTATtgcaaaaaccacaaactgacataaaaagcaaagactCAAAATGCTCAAATAAAGGACACACTAATCGcaataatggtgaccaaacattttcaataaaacatcaacatctaaacctctattaattctcaaaaagaacagTAGACAAATGGCATAAAGAAAGTTTGTAataagagagatttaatgtcttttcagttgatttcatctaaagctgtggctggaagtcagttgtagttcttgtgtttctctttccttcagtgattctgctcattatcatcaggtgtcttcaataatcgaACAATCATCACTCAGTTAATCACTTAAGTACCTAATTAACTCTAACGCTGCTCTAGTGTTACTTTTAACACTTTGCTGATGGATCCCATATGAACACAAAgtggtgttaatttaacaccgGGGAATTTACTGTGATATATAGGCCTTAAAAATTATGAGAAGCTATAAAGGCAGGaaattatttgatttgtttaaccATTGATATTTTGTTTAAGCCCCAACagtgtttatgtatttatacaacagttcgttctggttctcaaatctgattggctgagagcctcTTCCAGATATTCTACCAGTATCACCATGGGAA contains:
- the LOC127509462 gene encoding butyrophilin subfamily 1 member A1-like isoform X2, whose amino-acid sequence is MKFICLMLLIISRITGSRSEQYEVEGPADPVLAVAGEDVILPCSIKPSFSVVDMRVEWSRSDLRGSPVHLYENHEDRNTAQIQSYRGRTKLIHQELQRGNASLKLSAVQISYEGRYKCFIQSKSWFDDAIFDVRVEAVGSPPVITADGFDRSGGLHLQCESEGWYPEPDLEWLDSEGVSLSSETTETHRNTDGFSVKHTIIVHCSIDKIHCRVKMKHHVQETEVIILNNMFYDWRTSVILISVFVLLIVIAGLLFVHKYRAHRRLKDKKSTIQHERDQLLQSQKTIIPKALTHLRTQKVNVILDADSAHPRLIVSDDGKQVELGNKLGKKMDGNEEQNGRFKEYLSVLGKDKFSSGSFYYEVQVKEQTKWFLGVVRESINRKGFGIGMNPQNGYWTVGLRYGIYSAYNDPPVPLSLRVKPQRVGVFVDYDEGLVSFYDVESMSHIHTYTDQSFTENLCPFYSLGYWNTNSTPLIICDD